In Oryza brachyantha chromosome 1, ObraRS2, whole genome shotgun sequence, the following are encoded in one genomic region:
- the LOC102721982 gene encoding RHOMBOID-like protein 12, mitochondrial, which produces MATGRRLLQFRSLLAQEALRTAARPKPQPNPHRLLHAPSSPAAASPSLPASRLPLWRSTGPILPASAAAAAAARGAVARWLAAAREAGSLELFSLQRQRSSGRFPSSSMFLSGISGASWMPSAEGAVLMLIAANVGVFMLWRLADPSFMRRHFMISLDNFKSGRIHTLLTSAFSHAEADHLLTNMIGLYFFGLNVSYAFGPAFVLKLYVAGALTGSAFFLLEKAFLAPRKQAYIGWDSSRAPALGASAAANAVILLQIFLHPKRLVYLYFIIPIPAAILGAVVIGADLWRVKKGQGRVSGSAHLGGAVVAALVWARISKGWI; this is translated from the exons ATGGCGACGGGGAGGAGGCTGCTGCAGTTCCGTTCGCTCCTCGCCCAGGAGGCGCTCCGCACAGCCGCGCGACCCAAACCCCAACCAAACCCCCACCGACTCCTCCACGCCCCTTCCAGCCCcgcggccgcctcgccctccctTCCGGCCTCCCGCCTCCCACTATGGCGCAGCACTGGACCGATCTTGCCTGcgagcgccgcggccgcggctgcCGCTCGGGGCGCCGTGGCGCGGTGGCTGGCGGCCGCGCGCGAGGCTGGCTCGCTCGAGCTCTTCTCGCTGCAGCGGCAAAGGTCGTCGGGGCGGTTCCCCTCCTCGTCCATGTTCCTCAGCGGCATTTCCGG GGCGAGCTGGATGCCATCCGCAGAAGGGGCTGTGTTGATGCTCATTGCCGCCAATGTGGGCGTGTTCATGCTCTGGCGCTTGGCTGATCCGAGCTTCATGAGGAGGCATTTCATG ATTTCTCTTGATAACTTCAAAAGTGGGCGTATACACACTTTGCTCACAAGTGCCTTCAGCCATGCAGAGGCTGATCACCTTCTCACCAATATGATCGGTCTCTACTTCTTCGGATTAAAT GTTTCCTATGCGTTTGGTCCTGCTTTTGTACTGAAGTTGTATGTAGCAGGAGCTCTTACTGGATCTGCATTCTTCCTGCTAGAGAAAGCTTTTCTAGCTCCACGAAAACAG GCTTATATTGGATGGGACAGTTCAAGGGCTCCTGCGCTT GGTGCAAGTGCTGCAGCTAATGCAGTTATCCTTCTTCAGATCTTTTTGCATCCAAAGAGACTAGTCTATCTTTACTTCATTATTCCTATTCCAGCCGCAATTCTG GGAGCTGTTGTGATTGGTGCTGATTTATGGAGGGTCAAGAAG GGGCAAGGACGTGTATCAGGTTCTGCTCATTTAGGGGGTGCCGTCGTAGCTGCCCTCGTATGGGCTCGAATCAGCAAGGGCTGGATCTGA
- the LOC102704567 gene encoding mitochondrial import inner membrane translocase subunit TIM50-like, with amino-acid sequence MEGVARSRLLVPLLPRISARCFSAASPASGPAEAAAAVAASEADYSSPAGDPSSATPPPTRKPLGLLKGSILAVVAAAVGATGYVSYAYSLDEIDQKTREFRKNSKEPIRDDLSGFEKFQAMAYSAAMKVPVAAIEFYLDTRSQIEDQIRGFSEPSSDKLLPDLLPQDQHVFTLVLDLNETLVYSDWKRERGWRTFKRPGVDAFLEHLGKFYEIVVYSDQLSMYVDPVIERLDPKGYVRHRLSRVATKYENGKHYRDLSKLNRNPAQVIYISGHALESCLQPENCVPIKPWKLENDDTQLLDLIPFLEYVAMARPSDIRTVLASYQGRDIPTEFIERSKEHQRRMQEQKHQGRLWRR; translated from the exons ATGGAAGGCGTCGCGAGGTCGCGCCTTCTCGTCCCGCTCCTTCCCAGGATCTCCGCCCGCTgcttctccgccgcctcccccgcgtCAGGGCCCGCGGaagccgcggccgccgtcgccgcctccgagGCGGATTACTCGTCCCCCGCGGGCGACCCCTCCTCCGCTACGCCTCCGCCGACCCGCAAGCCGCTGGGCCTGCTCAAGGGCAGCATCCTCGCGGTTGTCGCCGCGGCGGTCGGCGCCACAGGCTACGTCAGCTATG CTTATTCTCTGGATGAGATTGATCAGAAAACACGTGAGTTCCGGAAGAATTCGAAGGAGCCCATCCGTGATGACCTGTCTGGTTTCGAG AAGTTTCAGGCTATGGCTTATTCAGCAGCCATGAAAG tTCCCGTTGCTGCTATTGAGTTCTATCTGGATACCAGGAGCCAAATAGAAGATCAAATTCGT ggCTTTAGCGAACCATCATCAGATAAACTTCTTCCAGATCTACTTCCTCAAGACCAGCATGTCTTCACCCTAGTTCTGGATCTGAATGAGACTCTTGTATACTCAGATTGGAAG CGTGAACGAGGATGGAGAACTTTTAAGAGGCCAGGAGTGGACGCCTTCTTGGAACATCTTGGGAAATTCTATGAAATTGTTGTGTACTCTGATCAGCTGAGTATG TATGTTGATCCTGTTATTGAAAGACTGGATCCAAAGGGCTATGTTCGGCACAGGTTATCAAGAGTCGCAACTAAATATGAAAATGGAAAACATTATCGG GATTTATCAAAGCTAAACAGAAATCCAGCGCAAGTTATTTATATCAGTGGGCATGCTCTTGAGTCATGCCTGCAGCCAGAAAATTGTGTTCCGATCAAACCTTGGAAGCTTGAAAATGATGACACGCAACTACTTGATCTTATTCCCTTTCTTGAAT ATGTTGCTATGGCAAGACCTTCTGATATCAGGACTGTTCTTGCGTCTTATCAAGGCCGTGATATACCTACTGAGTTTATTGAGCGTTCAAAGGAACACCAGAG GCGCATGCAGGAGCAAAAGCATCAGGGACGCTTATGGCGAAGATGA
- the LOC102704847 gene encoding uncharacterized protein LOC102704847: protein MATKGRLGEVMWEHRLQAAAAVALVAATVVSVSAIGPRLGAVVSFFWPLLVSTGFFLVAVAVLLRISPPPSSAIDESGKELIDFVAGHHHPPEAAAAVDVPPEPEI, encoded by the coding sequence atggcgaccaAGGGGAGGCTCGGGGAGGTAATGTGGGAGCACCGGCtgcaggcggcggccgcggtggcgcTGGTGGCCGCCACGGTGGTGTCGGTCTCGGCCATCGGGCCCAGGCTCGGCGCCGTGGTCTCCTTCTTCTGGCCGCTGCTCGTCTCCACGGGGTTCTTcctcgtggccgtggccgtgcTGCTCCGGATCTCGCCGCCCCCCTCCAGCGCCATCGACGAGTCCGGCAAGGAGCTCATCGACTTCGTCGCCGGGCACCACCACCCCCcggaggcggccgccgcggtggaCGTGCCGCCGGAGCCTGAGATCTAG
- the LOC102705115 gene encoding uncharacterized protein C9orf85 homolog, whose product MSKRQGPPKHQNRYAWKPNLGQKINETEPGGRFRPLSEITGVCQRCKDQIDWKRRYGKYKPIVEPAKCQKCGKRNVRQAYHNVCTACSKDLGICAKCCTQVKQLIGRDVSEEESERKALEEAIRGARERERRTLLRLMNRGNGGESGPSVPKIADRSREGDIFPVASLDEYAEQARQQDDSDEEEGGEFPEN is encoded by the exons ATGTCGAAGCGTCAGGGCCCCCCGAAGCACCAGAACCGCTACGCATGGAAGCCCAACCTCGGGCAGAAGATCAACGAGACC GAGCCCGGCGGCAGGTTCCGGCCTCTGTCGGAGATCACCGGGGTCTGCCAGCGCTGTAAGGATCAAATCGACTGGAAGCGTAG ATACGGCAAGTACAAGCCTATCGTTGAGCCGGCGAAGTG TCAGAAGTGTGGGAAACGGAACGTCCGACAGGCGTATCACAACGTCTGCACTG CTTGCTCCAAGGACCTTGGGATTTGCGCCAAGTGCTGCACTCAGGTTAAACAGCTTATCGGAAG GGATGTTAGTGAAGAGGAGAGTGAGCGCAAGGCACTAGAGGAG GCCATTAGAGGAGCTAGGGAGAGAGAGCGACGCACGCTTCTTCGCCTT ATGAACAGAGGTAATGGGGGTGAGAGCGGACCATCGGTTCCGAAGATTGCTGACAGAAGTCGTGAAGGAGACATTTTTCCGGTTGCATCCCTTGATGAATACGCTGAACAAGCTAGACAACAAGATGATTCAGATGAAGAAGAGGGCGGGGAATTTCcagaaaattaa
- the LOC102704013 gene encoding uncharacterized protein LOC102704013 — MRPRVFAPPCLPGSGPLPGLAVPGRGDLFPAAGGIVARRAAPAPAGRGAAALAVDGPSAAAAVAAMDVPPPQITWQIVVGAVAGVTPFVVAGVEFGKRIIAQKKCEVCGGSGLVMKKDYYVRCQGCGGFLPWQSWRRFFTG; from the exons ATGCGGCCGCGCGTTTTTGCTCCCCCGTGCCTGCCGGGCAGTGGCCCGCTGCCTGGCCTGGCGGTCCCGGGGCGCGGCGACCTCTTCCCGGCCGCCGGGGGCATCGTCGCCAGGAGGGCAGctcccgcccccgccggccggggagccgccgctctcgccgtGGACGggccctccgccgcggccgccgttgCCGCGATGGACGTCCCACCCCCGCAGATCACCTGGCAGATCGTCGTCGGTGCTGTAG CTGGAGTGACGCCCTTCGTCGTCGCAGGCGTCGAGTTCGGCAAGAGAATT ATTGCACAGAAGAAATGTGAAGTCTGTGGGGGCTCTGGGCTTGTGATGAAGAAGGATTACTATGTTCGTTGTCAAGGCTGTG GTGGTTTTCTTCCGTGGCAGTCATGGAGAAGATTCTTCACAGGCTGA
- the LOC102704291 gene encoding glutelin type-A 1: MASINRPIVFFTVCLFLLCDGSLAQLLGQSTSQWQSSRRGSPRECRFDRLQAFEPIRSVRSQAGTTEFFDFSNELFQCAGVSVVRRVIEPRGLLLPHYTNGASLVYIIQGRGITGPTFPGCPESYQQQFQQSGQAQLTESQSQSHKFKDEHQKIHRFRQGDVIALPAGVAHWCYNDGEVPVVAIYVTDINNGANQLDPRQRDFLLAGNKRNPQSYRREVEERSRNIFRGFSAELLSEALGISNQVARQLQCQNDQRGEIVHVERGLSLLQPYASLQEQEQGQVQSREQYQGQYQQSQYGSGCSNGLDETFCNMRVRQNIDNPNLADTYNPRAGRVTNLNSQKFPILNLVQMSAVKVNLYQNALLSPFWNINAHSVVYITQGRARVQVVNNNGKTVFNGELRRGQLLIIPQHYVVVKKAQREGCSYIAFKTNPNSMVSHIAGKSSIFRALPNDVLANAYRISREEAQRLKHNRGDEFGAFTPIHSKSYQDAYNVEASS, translated from the exons ATGGCATCCATAAATCGCCCCATAGTTTTCTTCACAGTTTGTTTGTTCCTCTTGTGCGATGGCTCTCTAGCCCAGCTATTAGGCCAGAGCACTAGTCAATGGCAGAGTTCCCGTCGTGGAAGTCCAAGAGAATGCAGATTTGATAGGCTGCAAGCATTTGAGCCAATTAGGAGTGTGAGGTCTCAAGCTGGCACAACTGAATTCTTCGATTTCTCTAACGAGTTATTTCAATGTGCCGGAGTATCTGTTGTCCGCCGAGTTATTGAACCAAGAGGCCTTCTACTGCCCCATTACACGAATGGTGCATCTCTAGTATATATCATCCAAG GGAGAGGTATAACAGGGCCGACTTTCCCAGGCTGTCCTGAGTCCTACCAACAGCAGTTCCAACAATCAGGTCAAGCCCAATTGACCGAAAGTCAAAGCCAAAGCCATAAGTTCAAGGATGAACATCAAAAGATACACCGTTTCAGACAAGGAGATGTTATTGCATTGCCTGCTGGTGTAGCCCATTGGTGCTACAACGATGGCGAAGTGCCAGTTGTTGCCATATATGTCACTGATATCAACAACGGTGCTAACCAACTTGACCCTAGACAAAGG gaTTTCTTGTTGGCTGGGAATAAGAGAAACCCTCAATCATACAGGCGTGAGGTTGAGGAGCGGTCACGAAACATATTTAGAGGTTTTAGCGCTGAACTGCTTAGCGAGGCTCTTGGCATAAGCAACCAAGTGGCAAGGCAGCTCCAATGTCAAAATGACCAAAGAGGGGAAATTGTCCATGTTGAACGTGGGCTCAGTTTGCTGCAACCATACGCATCACTGCAGGAGCAGGAACAAGGACAGGTGCAATCAAGAGAGCAATATCAAGGACAATATCAGCAAAGTCAATATGGGAGTGGTTGCTCTAACGGTTTGGACGAGACCTTTTGCAACATGAGGGTTAGGCAGAACATCGATAACCCTAACCTTGCTGATACATACAACCCAAGAGCTGGAAGGGTTACAAATCTCAACAGCCAGAAGTTCCCCATTCTTAATCTTGTACAGATGAGTGCAGTCAAAGTAAATCTATACCAG AACGCACTCCTTTCACCGTTTTGGAACATTAATGCTCATAGTGTCGTGTATATTACTCAAGGTCGTGCCCGGGTTCAAGTTGTCAACAACAATGGAAAGACAGTGTTCAATGGAGAGCTTCGCCGTGGACAGCTACTTATTATACCACAACACTATGTAGTTGTAAAGAAGGCACAAAGAGAAGGATGTTCTTACATTGCATTTAAGACCAACCCTAACTCTATGGTAAGCCACATTGCAGGAAAGAGCTCCATCTTCCGTGCTCTCCCAAATGATGTTCTAGCAAACGCATATCGTATCTCAAGAGAAGAGGCTCAGAGGCTCAAGCATAACAGAGGAGATGAGTTTGGTGCATTCACTCCAATCCACTCCAAGAGCTACCAAGATGCTTATAATGTGGAAGCATCCTCTTAG